A window of the Lolium perenne isolate Kyuss_39 chromosome 7, Kyuss_2.0, whole genome shotgun sequence genome harbors these coding sequences:
- the LOC127318099 gene encoding uncharacterized protein isoform X3 produces the protein MACSHGLVLFFPVNGRHCLQLKSVNAFQRVKLDDVKLAYVRLEAKQQERLLWLARLLRARVREASDVAGEDADDQDFHDHEVFRMATLAGITIKYGVEMAGSIEGCWSDA, from the exons ATGGCCTGCTCACATGGCCTCGTCCTTTTTTTCCCTGTTAATGGTCGCCACTGCCTGCAG CTTAAAAGTGTGAATGCATTTCAACGGGTGAAGCTGGATGATGTTAAGCTTGCTTATGTAAGACTTGAGGCTAAACAG CAGGAAAGGCTTTTGTGGCTGGCACGATTACTCCGGGCCAGAGTACGAGAAGCTAGTGATGTTGCTGGAGAGGATGCCG ATGACCAGGACTTCCAtgaccatgaggtgttcaggatggCAACGCTCGCCGGCATCACCATCAAGTACGGAGTCGAG ATGGCTGGGAGCATAGAAGGCTGCTGGTCTGATGCATGA
- the LOC127318099 gene encoding uncharacterized protein isoform X1 — MACSHGLVLFFPVNGRHCLQLKSVNAFQRVKLDDVKLAYVRLEAKQQERLLWLARLLRARVREASDVAGEDADDQDFHDHEVFRMATLAGITIKYGVESQMAGSIEGCWSDA; from the exons ATGGCCTGCTCACATGGCCTCGTCCTTTTTTTCCCTGTTAATGGTCGCCACTGCCTGCAG CTTAAAAGTGTGAATGCATTTCAACGGGTGAAGCTGGATGATGTTAAGCTTGCTTATGTAAGACTTGAGGCTAAACAG CAGGAAAGGCTTTTGTGGCTGGCACGATTACTCCGGGCCAGAGTACGAGAAGCTAGTGATGTTGCTGGAGAGGATGCCG ATGACCAGGACTTCCAtgaccatgaggtgttcaggatggCAACGCTCGCCGGCATCACCATCAAGTACGGAGTCGAG TCTCAGATGGCTGGGAGCATAGAAGGCTGCTGGTCTGATGCATGA
- the LOC127318099 gene encoding uncharacterized protein isoform X2, whose product MACSHGLVLFFPVNGRHCLQLKSVNAFQRVKLDDVKLAYVRLEAKQERLLWLARLLRARVREASDVAGEDADDQDFHDHEVFRMATLAGITIKYGVESQMAGSIEGCWSDA is encoded by the exons ATGGCCTGCTCACATGGCCTCGTCCTTTTTTTCCCTGTTAATGGTCGCCACTGCCTGCAG CTTAAAAGTGTGAATGCATTTCAACGGGTGAAGCTGGATGATGTTAAGCTTGCTTATGTAAGACTTGAGGCTAAACAG GAAAGGCTTTTGTGGCTGGCACGATTACTCCGGGCCAGAGTACGAGAAGCTAGTGATGTTGCTGGAGAGGATGCCG ATGACCAGGACTTCCAtgaccatgaggtgttcaggatggCAACGCTCGCCGGCATCACCATCAAGTACGGAGTCGAG TCTCAGATGGCTGGGAGCATAGAAGGCTGCTGGTCTGATGCATGA